Part of the Perognathus longimembris pacificus isolate PPM17 chromosome 1, ASM2315922v1, whole genome shotgun sequence genome, TGGGAGCGTTGAGCTCCTCGTGATAAACTGGACAGAGAGCAGGAGACACATGAGACAGAACTGGGGGACCGCAGACCCCCCCACACGCAGGGGCGTGGCAGCCACCCCCAGGGTGCTTACATCGGTTGTGCTGCACATAATTCACAGCCATGTTGGTGGGCACGAAGGACGTCTCGCTGTCCTTCTTCTTGTTCTGCTGCTCGGCCAGCAGGCGGGCCTTGGCATCCTCCgtggaaattatatttttaattttagcacTGCCAGAAGGAACCACAACCCAGGTTAGCTCACTGCAGCTTGGCTATGCAGATGGACTGACCAGGGAGCCTCGCTGCCCACTGCCACTTAAGGAAACGCTCATCTATCCTGGGGCACCGCTCAttactgagcttctttatgcCCCCCCTCTTTTTCCCTTGAACCTGTGGTCCTCCAGCCACAGCCTCCTAAGGGCTGAGAtgccaggtgtgtgccaccaggccAGGCCCCAGGGTGACATTCTTGCGGATAACTCATAGCTGTGATGACAGGACTTGACTAGAATGtggtaggctctgagttcaatccccagagaGCAGCCTGCCTAAGGCTCCAGGCTAGTTCGGCCAAAGAGGAGGTAAGAACTCAGAAATGTCTGGATGTGTCTGGACACAGCCATGGCAGAGGCCCTCGAAAGCAGGAGTAGTTAAGGTGAAAGGGGGccatgggaggtgggggtggcaaGAGCTAGCCCccatggtgtgtgtgttggggcgggGGGCACCCAGGACTTTTCAATGCTGTACCACGGCGCCACAGCCTAGCCCAGTtccccactttatttttttctggtcatggggctggaactcagggtgtgggcgctgtccctgagctttttcactcaaggctagccctctaccactttgagccacagcgccacttcctgttttctggcggttcactggagataagagtctggactttcctgcccgggctggctttgaaccatgatcctcagacctcagcctcctgagaaggattacaggcgtgagacaccggtgcctttttctttttttttggtgctggtgctataccatttgagccacacctctactagCTTTCTGCTCGTTAACTGGAGATAGCAGCCTCTtgtatttgtctgcctaggctggcttcaaaccacaatcctcaggtgtcagcctcctgagaagttagggtGACGGGCGCTAGTTGCCCGCGCCTGGCCCCACAGCTTGTGACTGGGAGGCCGGGGGCAGGGGCGGCGTGCGTACTCGATGCCCAGGTCCACCTCGGGGATACCGCTGAGCATCTGGTTGGAGAGCATCTCCTCCGTCTTCTTGGCCGAGGAGACGCGGATGCTCTCCGGAAGCTCGTAAAGGCAGTCCTCGGCGTTCTTTGGCTTCACTTTCTGTTCCTCGTGCTCCAcgatccctttcctcttcttgagcTCTGTCTCGATGTACTTCATCCTGACAAGAGGAAGCCCAGGCTCAGAGAGGGGCGGGAAGCCCCGCAGGCCCCTTGGGGTCAGCGCCCAGCACCGGCCCACTGGCTCGCGAGGGAGTTTTCATTAGTCCACGGAGAGTGaggaaagaaaactaacagtGCAGCTCGCTGTGGTTTTGGCTTTTCAGATGGGGGTCTTGGGATGTAGCCTGTGCTAGTATTGAACTTGACCCtcgtgcctcagcctcctgactgctgcGATTTGCCGGACTCAAGTTTAGTCAAGTTACAAATTTTCAACTTAGAACGCCCACCATAGGAGATTCTGTCCTACTACCCTACTGGCATCATGAAATGGGAAGTTCTTTGAGGTCAAAAAGATGATGgttccctcctgcctcctccttctcctgaggCCTTCCCAGGGCGTCACTGcacagccctggctggcctcaaattcctagtgctcttgcctcagcctcttgagtgcagGGGCTACAGGTATGCACAACCACACGTGTTTTCTGAGAGTGGGCAAGTCTGTGTTTATCCCTGCAGTGATTTGGGGGAATGTCACTTATCTTGAGAGCCAGAGTGGGGCAATGTGCCTAGGCAAGGTGCAAGGTCTTGCCTTCAATATTCCCAAACACACAAAAGAAGTTCAACCCCCTTAACCACCATTTTAAAGGGCTTCTGAGAGGATTTTCAAATTTCTCAGGCCTGAGAGGGGGCGAGAGGAAGACCAGACCGTGTATCTCCCAGGAGGCCCCGGGAGACCCCAGGAGCGCTAGGGGACGAGGCCTCCTCACCCGTGGACTGGAGCGCAGCCCCTCGGGCGGGCACTTACATGTCTGCGTCCTCGTCCCTCCGGTTGGTCTCGGCAGAGAACGATGTCCCCAGGTGCAGGTCCTCCTCTTCACTCACCCTGCAAGGAGAAGG contains:
- the C1H9orf78 gene encoding telomere length and silencing protein 1 homolog, with translation MPITGKIFRRRRADSESEEDEQDSEEVRLKLEETREVQNLRRRPNGVSAAALLVGEKVQEETTLVDDPFQMKTGGMVDMKKLKERGKDKVSEEEDLHLGTSFSAETNRRDEDADMMKYIETELKKRKGIVEHEEQKVKPKNAEDCLYELPESIRVSSAKKTEEMLSNQMLSGIPEVDLGIDAKIKNIISTEDAKARLLAEQQNKKKDSETSFVPTNMAVNYVQHNRFYHEELNAPIRRNKEEPKARPLRVGDTEKPEPERSPPNRKRPANEKATDDYHYEKFKKMNRRY